AGGTCAAGGAGAACCCGCGCTGGGTGATCGCCGCCCTGGCCGTGGCGCTCATGCTGGGCCTGTTCGCGGCCGCCACCCTGCAGATCACGGGGCCGGAGCAGCTGGACGTCATGCGCGAGACCCGCTTCGGGAAGATGATGCCCGAAGAGGACCTGGCCGAGATGTACGCGAAGTACGAGACGCCGACCGTCTCCTCACGGGTGATCCAGGGCGTGCAGAGCGGCGTCGGGGCCTCCGTGATGCTGTTCGTCATGGCCCTGATCTACCTGCTGTTCTGCAAGCTGGCCGGCGGGCGCGGCACCCTGCTGCAGACGGCCGGTGTGGTCTACTGGTCCTCGGTGGTCAGCCTGGGCCTCTCCTCGCTGGTCAAATGGCCCCTGGTGCTGGCCAAGGGCTCCTCCAACGGCGTGGCGATCGGCCCGGCGGTGTTCGTGGTCGACCGCGGCCCCACCGACGCCCTGTACCAGCTCCTGTCGATCTTCGACCTGTTCACCGTCTGGGGCGTGCTGCTGATGGTGATCGGCCTGGGCCAGGTCCACGAATTCGCACGCAACAAGGCGACCACCGTCGTCGTAACCACATGGTTGTTCCTCAGCCTGGTGCTGTTCGGCATCGGCCGGCTCTTCCTCTAGTCGTCCGGTGCGAAACGGGAGGCATCCGTGAAGAAGTGGCTCATCATCGGCGCCGCGGTCATCGTGGTCGCGCTGATCGCCGTGAACCTGCTCAGGTCGTCCCAGAAGGCGCTGGGCGTCGAGGCGGGCAAGGTCGCCCGCAAGGATCTCGTGGAGGTCGTCACCGCCTCGGGGACCCTGACCCCCAAGCGCAAGGTCGACGTCAGCGCCTCGACGATCGGCAAGGTGACGCGCCTGGCCGTCCGCGAGGGGGACCGCGTCGAGCAGGGGCAGCTGCTGCTGGAGATCGACCCGACCGAGTTCCGGTCCGTGGTCGACGCCCTGCAGGCCGCCGTGCGCACCGCGCGCGCCAACCTGGACCTGGCCCGCGCCGGCCGCGACAAGTCGCAGCAGGACCTCGAGCGGGCCAGCTCCCTGTTCGGCAGCGGGCTGTCCTCGCAGGAGCAGATCGACGCGGCCGAGGCCAACGCCCGCATCGAGGAGGCCCGCACGGCGTCGGCCGAGGCGACCCTGCGCCAGACCGAGGCCAACCTCGCGAAGGCCCGCTACGACCTCGACAAGGTCACCATCACCTCGCCGATGGCCGGCGTGGTCACGCGCCTGAACGTCGAGGAGGGCGAGAACGCCATCATGGGCACCCTCAACAACGCCGGCACGGTGCTGCTGACGGTGGCCGACCTCGCGACCATGGAGGCCGAGGTCGACGTGGACGAGACCGAGGTCGTGCGCGTGAAGCTCGGCCAGCCGGTCAAGGTGGAGGTGGACGCCTTCCCCGACACCTCCTTCGCCGGCACCGTGACCGAGATCGGCAACAGCCCCATCTACACCAGCACCGGCCAGAGCCAGCAGGCGGTGGACTTCAAGATCACCGTCACGCTCGACGACCCCATCGTGGGCGTGCGCCCCGGCCTGACCGCCAAGGCCGAGATCACCGTGGCCGACGCGAAGCAGGTCCTGTGCGTGCCCATCGGCGCGGTGACCGTGCGCGAGTGGCCGCCCCTGCCCAAGGTCGGCAAGGGCCGGCGCCCCCGCCCGACGACCGCCGCCGCCGACTCGGTCAAGCGCGAGGAGGTCGAGGGCGTCTTCGTGATCGAGGGGGGCAAGGCCGTGTTCAAGACGGTCGAGATCGGCGTCACCGGCGAGGAGGACTTCGAGGTCCTGTCCGGCCTCGTCGAGGACCAGCAGATCGTCACCGGCCCGTTCCGCATCCTGCGCGACCTGCAGCACGAGGAAGCGGTGAAGGTCGACACCAAGAAGAAGGGCGCCGGCGCCGACAAGAAGCAGGACTGATCCATGAACCTGTGGGAAGGGGTCCGCATCGCCCTGTCCAGCCTCTGGACGTACAAGCTGCGGACCTTCCTGACCCTGCTCGGCAACATCGTCGGCACGATGAGCGTCATCGCCGTCGTGTCGCTGATCAACGGCGTGGACCTCTACGCGCGGCGCGAGGTGCTGTCCGAGGGCTCGAACGTGTTCACGGTCTCGCGCGTCAACTTCTTCGACATCCTCACCGACATGGACGCCTTCCTGGCCTCGCTGAACAACCCCGAGCTGACCCTGGAGGACCGCGACTACCTGCGCGAGCACATGCAGATGGCGTCCGAGGTCGGGGCCTCGCTCGAGCGCACGGCCGACCTGCGCGCCGGCGCCAAGGAGTCCCGCGGCATCGAGGTGCGCGGCAAGACGGCCGACTACTCCCTGCTCGAGGACCTGCCCCTGCACAGCGGTCGCCACCTCGCCGAGCGCGACGTGTTCGCCAGCGCGCAGGTCGCGGTGATCGGCTGGGAGGTGGCCCAGGACCTGTTCCCCGGCGTGAGCGACCCCGTCGGGCGCGACTTCAAGCTGTCCGGCCGCCACTTCCGCGTCATCGGCGTCGCCGACGACCGCGGCTCGATGCTGGGCAACAGCCGCAACCGCTTCCTGGTGGTGCCGATCACGGCCTGGATGAAGTCCTTCGGCGGGCGCGAGTCGATCGACATCAAGATCGCGGCCGCGGACCTGCCCCTGCTGGCCGACGCCAAGGAGGAGGCGCGCCACCTGATGCGCCTGCGCCACCAGCTGCGCCCCAAGGAGAAGGACGACTTCGGCATCGTGACCATGGACGAGCTGCTCTCGCTCTGGTCGGGCATCTCCAAGGCCATCTACGGCGCGCTGGTGCCGCTGGTGGGCATCAGCCTGGTGGTGGGCGGCATCGTGCTGATGAACATCATGCTGGTGGCGGTCACCGAGCGGACCCGCGAGGTGGGCATCCGCAAGGCCGTCGGGGCCAGGCGGATGGCGATCCTCTGGCAGTTCCTGGTCGAGTCGATCACCCTGTCGATGACCGGCGGCGTGCTGGGCATCTGCATCGGCCTGGGGCTGGCCCTGCTCATCTCGCTGCTGTCGCCGCTGCCCTTCGCCTTCGCGGGCTGGTCGATCGGCGCGGGGCTGGCCGTGACCTTCGTCATCGGCCTGGTCTTCGGTACCTACCCCGCCTGGAAGGCGGCCGGCCTCGACCCGGTGGAGGCGTTGCGCCATGAATAGCGGCGTCATGCACGCGCAGGAGGGCGTCCGCCAGGCGCTGCTGACCAT
This DNA window, taken from bacterium, encodes the following:
- a CDS encoding ABC transporter permease, which gives rise to MNLWEGVRIALSSLWTYKLRTFLTLLGNIVGTMSVIAVVSLINGVDLYARREVLSEGSNVFTVSRVNFFDILTDMDAFLASLNNPELTLEDRDYLREHMQMASEVGASLERTADLRAGAKESRGIEVRGKTADYSLLEDLPLHSGRHLAERDVFASAQVAVIGWEVAQDLFPGVSDPVGRDFKLSGRHFRVIGVADDRGSMLGNSRNRFLVVPITAWMKSFGGRESIDIKIAAADLPLLADAKEEARHLMRLRHQLRPKEKDDFGIVTMDELLSLWSGISKAIYGALVPLVGISLVVGGIVLMNIMLVAVTERTREVGIRKAVGARRMAILWQFLVESITLSMTGGVLGICIGLGLALLISLLSPLPFAFAGWSIGAGLAVTFVIGLVFGTYPAWKAAGLDPVEALRHE
- a CDS encoding YIP1 family protein; this encodes MSDSIGKRFLNIVTNPVAAMAEVKENPRWVIAALAVALMLGLFAAATLQITGPEQLDVMRETRFGKMMPEEDLAEMYAKYETPTVSSRVIQGVQSGVGASVMLFVMALIYLLFCKLAGGRGTLLQTAGVVYWSSVVSLGLSSLVKWPLVLAKGSSNGVAIGPAVFVVDRGPTDALYQLLSIFDLFTVWGVLLMVIGLGQVHEFARNKATTVVVTTWLFLSLVLFGIGRLFL
- a CDS encoding efflux RND transporter periplasmic adaptor subunit, with translation MKKWLIIGAAVIVVALIAVNLLRSSQKALGVEAGKVARKDLVEVVTASGTLTPKRKVDVSASTIGKVTRLAVREGDRVEQGQLLLEIDPTEFRSVVDALQAAVRTARANLDLARAGRDKSQQDLERASSLFGSGLSSQEQIDAAEANARIEEARTASAEATLRQTEANLAKARYDLDKVTITSPMAGVVTRLNVEEGENAIMGTLNNAGTVLLTVADLATMEAEVDVDETEVVRVKLGQPVKVEVDAFPDTSFAGTVTEIGNSPIYTSTGQSQQAVDFKITVTLDDPIVGVRPGLTAKAEITVADAKQVLCVPIGAVTVREWPPLPKVGKGRRPRPTTAAADSVKREEVEGVFVIEGGKAVFKTVEIGVTGEEDFEVLSGLVEDQQIVTGPFRILRDLQHEEAVKVDTKKKGAGADKKQD